The Prochlorococcus marinus str. MIT 9301 genome window below encodes:
- a CDS encoding mannose-1-phosphate guanylyltransferase/mannose-6-phosphate isomerase, with translation MHKKDILPVILCGGRGSRLWPLSRSSYPKQFISFSSQSSFSLLQKTIKRLSNFDNIDNPILICNEEHRFITAEQVKSIGVKPKSILLEPFGKGTTAAIALAALKAIENNTNPKLLILSSDHEIGNLKNFKESIKEGLSFADDGRLVTFGIMPTYAETGFGYIKTNEKLEAGIIKGYEIKKFVEKPNYEKAKEFVRDKHYVWNSGIFLFKATKILEEIKNHAPNTYEICAKSINVKNLDLDFQRIDRKIFSNCKESSIDISIMEKTKLGTMIPMDANWRDIGSWDQVWENSTKDKNGNSKRGNVILKEVKNSLFISENRLVVGLGVEELILIETSDAILVLNKRFSQKVKNIVEQFDKTKNLEGFEHKKIYRPWGNYESLVEDEKWKVKKIIVKPNQSLSLQSHKHRSEHWIVVRGIAKVEISENIFYLNENESAYIPKKALHRLSNPGNEILIIIEVQTGSYLGEDDIKRIEDYYGRVTNKD, from the coding sequence ATGCATAAAAAAGATATATTACCCGTAATACTTTGTGGAGGAAGAGGGAGTAGATTATGGCCACTTTCTAGATCAAGTTACCCGAAACAGTTTATTTCTTTTTCAAGTCAATCAAGTTTTTCTCTTTTACAAAAAACAATTAAAAGATTATCTAATTTTGACAATATTGATAATCCAATATTAATTTGTAATGAGGAGCATAGATTTATAACTGCAGAACAAGTTAAGTCTATAGGTGTAAAACCTAAATCAATTTTACTAGAACCATTTGGAAAGGGCACGACTGCTGCTATTGCATTAGCTGCTCTGAAGGCTATAGAGAATAATACTAATCCAAAACTACTAATACTTTCATCAGATCATGAAATTGGTAATTTAAAAAATTTCAAAGAATCCATTAAAGAAGGCTTGTCTTTTGCTGATGATGGCAGGTTGGTAACATTTGGTATTATGCCAACCTATGCTGAAACAGGATTTGGTTATATAAAAACTAATGAAAAATTAGAGGCAGGTATTATCAAAGGATATGAAATAAAAAAGTTTGTAGAAAAACCTAATTATGAAAAAGCCAAAGAGTTTGTGCGAGATAAACACTACGTATGGAATAGCGGCATATTTCTTTTTAAGGCCACAAAAATTTTAGAAGAAATAAAGAATCATGCTCCTAATACCTATGAAATATGTGCCAAATCGATAAATGTCAAAAATTTAGACTTAGATTTTCAAAGAATTGATAGAAAGATTTTTTCAAATTGTAAAGAAAGCTCAATCGATATTTCCATTATGGAGAAAACCAAACTTGGAACGATGATTCCAATGGACGCTAATTGGCGCGACATTGGTAGTTGGGACCAAGTTTGGGAGAATTCTACAAAAGATAAAAATGGAAATTCGAAGAGAGGAAATGTGATTCTAAAAGAAGTAAAAAATAGTCTTTTTATTTCTGAAAATAGACTAGTTGTTGGTCTAGGTGTAGAGGAATTAATCCTTATTGAAACGAGTGATGCTATTTTGGTACTAAATAAGAGATTTTCACAAAAAGTTAAAAATATAGTTGAGCAATTTGATAAGACAAAGAATTTAGAAGGCTTCGAGCATAAGAAAATTTATAGACCATGGGGGAATTATGAATCACTTGTAGAAGATGAAAAATGGAAAGTAAAAAAAATAATCGTAAAGCCAAATCAATCGCTTTCTTTACAATCACATAAGCACAGATCGGAACATTGGATAGTAGTGAGAGGTATTGCTAAAGTTGAAATCAGTGAAAATATTTTTTATCTGAATGAAAATGAGAGTGCTTATATTCCTAAAAAAGCATTGCACAGGCTATCAAATCCAGGTAATGAAATACTGATAATTATAGAAGTTCAGACAGGTTCATATTTGGGAGAAGATGATATTAAAAGAATTGAAGACTATTACGGTAGAGTTACAAATAAAGATTAA